From Oncorhynchus keta strain PuntledgeMale-10-30-2019 chromosome 25, Oket_V2, whole genome shotgun sequence, one genomic window encodes:
- the LOC127911708 gene encoding uncharacterized protein LOC127911708 — SISFSSSPSLSFSSSSSLYFSSSAAISFSSSPSLSFSSSPSLSFSSSPSLSLSSSVAISFFSSPSLSLSSSAAISFSSSPSLSLSSSAAISFSSSPSLSLSSYAVIPFSSSPSLSLSSSAAISFSSSPSLSLSSSAVIPFSSSPSLSLSSSASISFSSSPSISLSSSAAKSF; from the coding sequence tctatatctttctcttcctccccctctctatctttctcttcctcctcctctctatatttctcttcctctgctgctatatctttctcttcctccccctctctatctttctcttcctccccctctctatctttctcttcctccccctctctatctctctcttcctctgtcgctATATCTTTCTtttcctccccatctctatctctctcttcctctgccgctatatctttctcttcctccccctctctatctctctcttcctctgccgctatatctttctcttcctccccatctctatctctctcttcctatgcCGTTAtacctttctcttcctccccctctctatccctctcttcctctgccgctatatctttctcttcctccccctctctatctctctcttcctctgccgttatacctttctcttcctccccctctctatccctctcttcctctgcctctatatctttctcttcctccccctctatatctctctcttcctctgccgctaaatctttc
- the LOC127911707 gene encoding uncharacterized protein LOC127911707: SPSLSFSSSPSLSLSSSAAISFSSSPSLSLSSYAVIPFSSSPSLSLSSSAAISFSSSPSLSLSSSAVIPFSSSPSLSLSSSASISFSSSPSISLSSSAAKSFSSSPSLSLSSSAAKSFSSSPSVSLSSSPSLSLSSSAAIPFSSSPSLSLSSSAAISFSSSPSLSLSSSAAISYSSSPSVSLSSSPSLSLSSSAAIPFSSSPSLSLFL, encoded by the coding sequence tccccctctctatctttctcttcctccccctctctatctctctcttcctctgccgctatatctttctcttcctccccatctctatctctctcttcctatgcCGTTAtacctttctcttcctccccctctctatccctctcttcctctgccgctatatctttctcttcctccccctctctatctctctcttcctctgccgttatacctttctcttcctccccctctctatccctctcttcctctgcctctatatctttctcttcctccccctctatatctctctcttcctctgccgctaaatctttctcttcctccccctctctatctctctcttcctctgccgctaaatctttctcttcctccccctctgtctctctctcttcctccccctctctatctctctcttcctctgccgctatacctttctcttcctccccctctctatctctctcttcctctgccgctatatctttctcttcctccccctctctatctctctcttcctctgccgctatatcttattcttcctccccctctgtatcgctctcttcctccccctctctatctctctcttcctct